The Leifsonia xyli genomic sequence ACCTCGCCAAGGAGCACAGCGCGGCCGACTGGTCGACGCGTCCCCTGCCCGAGCCGTGGCTGAACTACGCGGCGCTGGATGTGGAGCTCCTGCCCGACCTGCGCGACGCGATCGCCGCGCTGCTGGACGAGGCCGGGAAGATGGACATCGCCCGGCAGGAGTTCGCCGACGAGCTGGTCCGCGAGCTGACGCCGGTGCGCGCCGAGCCCTGGCGGCGGCTGTCGGGCATCCACTCCATCCGGGGCCTGCGGAACCTCGCCGTCGCCCGCGAGCTCTGGCTGAGCCGGGATGCGCTGGCCCGCGAGCTCGACACCGCGCCCGGTCGACTGGTGCCCGACGCGTCGCTGACCGCCGCCGCCAAGGCGATGCCGGAGAGCAAGCGCGCGCTGGCGTCGTTGCGCGAGTTCACGGGCCGCGCCAGCCGCAGCGAGCTCGACCGCTGGTGGGCCGCCATCGAGGCGGGACGCACGACCGACGACCTGCCGGTGCTGCGCGGGAACGGCGACAGCCTCCCGCCGCCGCGCGCGTGGTCCGATCGCAACCCGGAGGCGGACGCCCGGCTGAAGGCCGCCCGCGCCGCGCTGACGGCCGTGTCGGAGGAGCGCGCCATCCCGCTGGAGAACCTGCTCACTCCCGAGACGCTGCGGCGCGTCGCCTGGGCTCCCCCGGCCGAGATCACACCCGAGACGGTCGGCGACGCCCTCGCCGCGCACGGCGCACGACCCTGGCAGGTTGCCGCAACCGCACAGGTGATCGCCCAGGCTTTTGTAGATGGCCCCCAAAACACCGACGAGGGGCCCGAGCCCGTTTCGTAGGAAGGATCAAACGATTCTTTTCGTGCACAGACGTGTACCTAGGATCGTTCCCGACCTTGATTTGGGAGGCACTGTGGCCGATAGGAACGAAGTCGTGTTCGTCGACGGAGTCCGTACTCCGTTCGGGCGAGCCGGCGAAAAAGGGCAGTACTGGAACACTCGCGCGGACGATCTCGTCGTGAAGGCGATGATCGGCCTGATGGAGCGGAACCCCGAGGTGCCCAAGGACCGGATCGACGATGTGGCGATCGCCGCCACCACCCAGCAGGGCGACCAGGGCCTGACCCTCGGACGCACAGCCGCGCTCCTCGCCGGCCTGCCGAAGTCGGTGCCCGGCTTCGCGATCGACCGGATGTGCGCGGGCGCCATGACCAGCGTGACCACGCTCGGCTCCGGCATCGCGTTCGGCGCCTACGACCTCGTCATCGCGGGCGGCGTGGAGCACATGGGCCGCCACCCGATGGGCTTCGGCGCCGACCCCAACCCGCGCTTCCTCAGCGAGAAGATGGTCGCCGAGGACGCTCTCAACATGGGCATGACAGCGGAGCGCATCCACGACCGCTTCCCGGCGCTGACGAAGGAGCGCTCCGACCGCTTCGCGATGCGCAGTCAGCACAAGCTCGCCGCCGCGTACGAGGCGGGCAAGATCCAGCCGGACCTCGTGCCGGTCGCGATCCGCTCCGAGGCGGGCTGGGGACTCGCCACGCAGGACGAGGGCATGCGTCCGGAGACGAACATGGAGGGCCTCGCGACTCTCAAGACCCCGTTCCGTCCGCACGGACGCGTCACCGCGGGCAACTCGTCGCCGCTGACCGACGGCGCCACCGCGTCCCTCCTCGCGTCCCACGACGCGGTGAAGGAGCTCGGCCTCACGCCGAAGATGCGGATGGTGAGCTTCGCGTTCGCCGGCGTGGAGCCGGAGATCATGGGCATCGGCCCGGTCCCGTCAACGGAGAAGGCGCTGCGCAAGGCGGGTCTGACCATCGACGACATCGGCCTGTTCGAGCTGAACGAGGCGTTCGCCATCCAGGTGCTGTCGTTCCTCGACCACTTCGGCATCGCCGACGACGACCCCCGCGTCAACCAGTGGGGCGGCGCGATCGCCATCGGCCACCCGCTCGCCGCGAGCGGCGTGCGCCTGATGATCCAGCTGGCCGCGCAGTTCGCCGAGCACCCCGAGGTGCGCTACGGCATCACGGCGATGTGCGTCGGCCTCGGCCAGGGCGGCACCGTCATCTGGGAGAACCCCAACTACGACAAGCGCGCTGCGCGGAAGGGCTGAGAAGCGTGACGGACTACAGCAAGATCGACTTCAGCCCGCTCGAGGCCGTCGCCGACGACGAGGTCGTCACCCACGCCTTCGTGAAGGATGTGCCGCTCCCCAGCGGCAAGCGCCTCGCGCTGGTGACCCTCGACAACGGCCGCGACCACACCCGCCCCAACACCCTGGGCCCCGCCACGCTGATGGAGCTCGGCCGGGTCTTCGACGAGCTGACGGAGCGGGCGAAGCGCGGCGAGATCGACGCGGTCGCCGTCACCGGCAAGCCGTTCATCCTCGCTGCCGGCGCCGACCTCAGCCGCGTGGGAGACATCCCGAGCGTGGAGGTGGCGAAGCTGCTCCCCCAGCTGGGCCACTACGTCCTCGGCAAGCAGGCGCACTTCGGCGTCCCGTCGTTCGTGTTCACGAACGGACTCGCGCTCGGCGGCGGCGTGGAGATCGGCCTCAACGCCGACTACCGCACCATCGACCGCAACACGGCCGCGTTCGCGCTGCCCGAGGTGTTCCTCGGCCTCATCCCGGGCTGGGGCGGCGCGACCATCCTGCCGAACCTCATCGGCATCGAGAACGCGCTCAAGGTCGTCGTCGAGAACCCGCTCAAGCAGAACCGGATGCTCAAGGCGCAGGAGGCGTTCGACCTCGGGATCGCCGACGCGATCTTCGACTCGGCGAACTTCCTCGAGGACTCGCTGCTGTGGGCCGACAAGGTCCTGACCGGCGCGGTCGTCGTGAAGCGCCCGAACGAGCCGGGCAAGCTCGAGCGGATGGTCAAGTGGGACGCCGCCATCGGCATCGCCCGCAAGATGCTCGAGTCGCGCATCGGCACGGTGCCGAAGTCCCCGTACAAGGCGCTCGATCTGCTCAAGGCCGCGAAGTCGAACGACCGCGAGGCCGGCTTCGCGCTCGAGGACGACGCGCTGGCCGAGCTCATCTCGGGCGACCAGTTCCAGGCGAGCATCTACGCGTTCAACCTGGTGCAGAAGCGGGCGAAGCGCCCGGCAGGAGCCCCCGACAAGAAGCTCGCGAAGAAGGTCACCAAGATCGGCGTCATCGGCGCCGGCTACATGGCCAGCCAGTTCGCGCTGCTGTTCGTGCGGCGGCTGCGGGTGCCGGTAGTCATCACCGACCTCGACCAGGCGCATGTCGACAAGGGCGTGGCCTATATCCACGACGAGATCGGCAAGCTGCAGGAGAAGGGCCGCATCTCCCCCGATGAGGGCAACCGCCTGCGCGCGCTCGTCACGGGCACCGCGGACAAGGCGGACTTCGCGGACTGCGACTGGGTCATCGAGGCCGTCTTCGAGGAGCTCTCCGTCAAGCAGAACGTGTTCGCCGAGGTGGAGCCGTTCCTCTCCGACGAGGCGGTCATCGCGACCAACACGTCCTCGCTGTCGGTGGAGCAGATCGGCGCGAAGCTGAAGCACCCGGAGCGACTGGTCGGCTTCCACTTCTTCACCCCGGTGGCGGTCATGCCGCTCATCGAGGTCGTGAAGACCCCGCACACCGACGAGGCCACCCTGTCCACCGCGATGGTGACGGCGGCTGCGCTGAAGAAGAACGCGGTCATCACCGCCGACACCCCGGGCTTCGTCGTCAACCGCGTGCTGGCCAAGATCCTCGGGGATGCGATGCACGCCGTCGACGACGGCACGCCGTTCGAGGTCGTCGACGAGGCC encodes the following:
- a CDS encoding ribonuclease D, producing the protein MAEHTVIDTRDGYQRAVERIVAGEGPIAVDAERASGFRYSQRAYLIQVFRRGSGTFLFDPPAIGRFDELNDAIHDDEWVLHAATQDLTCLREVGLDPSIVFDTELAARLLGMPRVGLGTVVEELLGIHLAKEHSAADWSTRPLPEPWLNYAALDVELLPDLRDAIAALLDEAGKMDIARQEFADELVRELTPVRAEPWRRLSGIHSIRGLRNLAVARELWLSRDALARELDTAPGRLVPDASLTAAAKAMPESKRALASLREFTGRASRSELDRWWAAIEAGRTTDDLPVLRGNGDSLPPPRAWSDRNPEADARLKAARAALTAVSEERAIPLENLLTPETLRRVAWAPPAEITPETVGDALAAHGARPWQVAATAQVIAQAFVDGPQNTDEGPEPVS
- a CDS encoding acetyl-CoA acetyltransferase, translated to MADRNEVVFVDGVRTPFGRAGEKGQYWNTRADDLVVKAMIGLMERNPEVPKDRIDDVAIAATTQQGDQGLTLGRTAALLAGLPKSVPGFAIDRMCAGAMTSVTTLGSGIAFGAYDLVIAGGVEHMGRHPMGFGADPNPRFLSEKMVAEDALNMGMTAERIHDRFPALTKERSDRFAMRSQHKLAAAYEAGKIQPDLVPVAIRSEAGWGLATQDEGMRPETNMEGLATLKTPFRPHGRVTAGNSSPLTDGATASLLASHDAVKELGLTPKMRMVSFAFAGVEPEIMGIGPVPSTEKALRKAGLTIDDIGLFELNEAFAIQVLSFLDHFGIADDDPRVNQWGGAIAIGHPLAASGVRLMIQLAAQFAEHPEVRYGITAMCVGLGQGGTVIWENPNYDKRAARKG
- a CDS encoding 3-hydroxyacyl-CoA dehydrogenase, whose protein sequence is MTDYSKIDFSPLEAVADDEVVTHAFVKDVPLPSGKRLALVTLDNGRDHTRPNTLGPATLMELGRVFDELTERAKRGEIDAVAVTGKPFILAAGADLSRVGDIPSVEVAKLLPQLGHYVLGKQAHFGVPSFVFTNGLALGGGVEIGLNADYRTIDRNTAAFALPEVFLGLIPGWGGATILPNLIGIENALKVVVENPLKQNRMLKAQEAFDLGIADAIFDSANFLEDSLLWADKVLTGAVVVKRPNEPGKLERMVKWDAAIGIARKMLESRIGTVPKSPYKALDLLKAAKSNDREAGFALEDDALAELISGDQFQASIYAFNLVQKRAKRPAGAPDKKLAKKVTKIGVIGAGYMASQFALLFVRRLRVPVVITDLDQAHVDKGVAYIHDEIGKLQEKGRISPDEGNRLRALVTGTADKADFADCDWVIEAVFEELSVKQNVFAEVEPFLSDEAVIATNTSSLSVEQIGAKLKHPERLVGFHFFTPVAVMPLIEVVKTPHTDEATLSTAMVTAAALKKNAVITADTPGFVVNRVLAKILGDAMHAVDDGTPFEVVDEAIAPLGLPMAPSALLDLVGLKVGAHVLDTHHAAFPDRFYRSENLHKLAEYGTLLEKDAKGKVKGLDKGAAKIVSGGKNPWTKEQILRTLEDGLADEIHRMLVDDHVVEAPEDIDLCMILGAGFPFQMGGITPYLDRVGASERVFGDTFHHPPIKGVA